The Syngnathoides biaculeatus isolate LvHL_M chromosome 6, ASM1980259v1, whole genome shotgun sequence genome has a window encoding:
- the lmf2a gene encoding lipase maturation factor 2a yields the protein MSLASEWPQTRVLNVVPARQAVVRRRKPELTFARLPRVLPWLLLFERPAVGRSSRPSSGSLPNMGENILPRRMFLWCMAAIYLSAFVSLYVQIPGLYGNEGLLPARKQLRYSGKPLVEQLLAWPTLLWLSPHLGLDTQTAMELLCLVGVVLSLAAMVVGSLRDSMVFFCLWVLYLSMYQVGQVFLYFQWDNLLLEAGFLCILVAPMTLIRGSRAVREHDRVTFWLVRWLLFRLMFASGVVKLTSRCPTWWGLTAMTYHYETQCIPTPLAWFAHQLPVWWQKLSVVGAFTIEIAVPLLFFSPLRRLRLGAFYLQVMLQVLIILSGNYNFFNLLTLALCLSLLDDRHVRFWLRTSEHTENTESKLWSWPCCILELAVFSLVIFGAIVCFELKVDLSTRSITSKTAFTYHHFKQFLNSATFPCVWVGFLSLVWEMLTGLYRCACVSGFLRRFFSTLQWTVIAGAAVAMFTISLVPFTYVDYDSNSKLWPGVRQAYSLVDRYQLVNSYGLFRRMTGVGGRPEVVIEGSNDGGTWTEIDFMYKPGNMSAAPPLVTPHQPRLDWQMWFAALGTHTEAPWFTSLMYRLLQGKMDVIKLIQTDVTRYPFHQQPPAYLRAHRYRYWFTEPKADGSYPQRWWRRVYNEEFYPVVHLGHPFLEGMLDQHGLKDKSPPRRQSNSATARAVRWVRAQVTGVPAPVLIWTLLGCSATLCLLLALPGRQKRIVANFDPKETAPNVKKMVGEDKKEHERGEDEDKGEMEDADEEEREGVTSDDEKEEEAETEEEEH from the exons ATGTCGCTAGCGAGTGAGTGGCCACAAACGCGAGTGTTAAACGTGGTTCCTGCCAGGCAGGCAGTAGTTAGGCGGCGGAAGCCCGAGCTAACTTTCGCCCGGCTACCTCGCGTCCTACCCTGGCTTCTGCTATTCGAACGTCCCGCGGTCGGTCGGTCGTCCCGCCCATCATCAGGATCACTCCCAAACATGGGGGAAAACATTTTGCCACGGCGCATGTTCCTCTGGTGCATGGCGGCCATTTATTTAAGCGCATTTGTTTCACTCTACGTGCAAATACCAG gTCTCTATGGCAATGAGGGTTTGCTCCCTGCCCGCAAGCAGCTGCGCTACAGCGGCAAGCCTCTGGTTGAGCAGCTGCTGGCCTGGCCCACCCTGCTTTGGCTGAGCCCCCACCTTGGCCTGGACACCCAGACAGCCATGGAGCTGCTCTGCCTGGTGGGGGTTGTGCTCAGTTTAGCCGCCATGGTGGTTGGGTCACTGAGAGACAGCATGGTGTTCTTCTGCCTCTGGGTCTTGTACTTGTCCATGTATCAG GTGGGGCAGGTTTTCCTCTACTTCCAATG GGACAACCTGCTTCTGGAGGCGGGCTTCCTCTGCATCCTCGTGGCTCCGATGACTCTCATCAGGGGCTCTCGGGCAGTCCGCGAGCATGACCGCGTAACCTTTTGGCTCGTCCGATGGCTTCTCTTCCGCCTCATGTTTGCCTCCGGAGTGGTAAAGCTCACCTCACGCTGTCCTACTTGGTGGGGTTTAACTG CGATGACATATCACTACGAAACCCAGTGCATTCCCACCCCGCTGGCCTGGTTTGCCCACCAGTTGCCCGTGTGGTGGCAGAAGCTAAGTGTGGTGGGTGCCTTCACCATCGAGATTGCCGTGCCGCTGCTTTTCTTCAGTCCACTGCGCAGGCTCAGACTCGGCGCTTTCTACTTGCAA GTGATGCTGCAAGTGTTAATCATTTTGTCTGGGAACTACAACTTCTTTAACCTTCTGACATTGGCCCTTTGTCTGTCCCTGCTGGACGACCGACATGTACGCTTCTGGCTTCGCACGTCAGAACACACTGAAAACACGG AGTCGAAGCTGTGGTCCTGGCCGTGTTGCATACTGGAGCTTGCAGTCTTTTCTCTGGTTATCTTTGGCgcaattgtttgttttgagtTGAAAGTGGACCTGTCAACGAGATCTATCACTTCCAAAACAG CATTCACCTACCACCACTTCAAACAGTTTCTAAACAGTGCCACTTTCCCGTGCGTCTGGGTCGGCTTTCTATCTCTCGTTTGGGAGATGCTCACAGGCTTGTACAG gtgtgcgtgtgtgtctggtTTCCTAAGGAGGTTTTTCTCTACGCTACAGTGGACAGTGATTGCTGGTGCTGCAGTCGCCATGTTCACGATCAGTCTG GTGCCTTTCACTTACGTAGACTATGACTCAAATTCCAAGCTGTGGCCTGGAGTGCGTCAAGCCTACAgtcttgtggatcgctaccagTTGGTTAACTCATATGGACTGTTTCGAAGGATGACTGGCGTGGGTGGGCGTCCTGAGGTTGTCATAGAGGGAAGTAACGATGGCGGCACCTGGACG GAAATTGACTTTATGTACAAACCTGGCAATATGAGCGCAGCACCCCCATTGGTGACGCCCCACCAACCCCGCTTGGACTGGCAAATGTGGTTCGCCGCCCTTGGAACCCACACAGAGGCGCCCTGGTTCACCAGCCTCATGTATCGACTGCTGCAGGGAAAGATGGACG TCATCAAGCTGATTCAGACGGACGTCACTCGTTATCCTTTCCACCAGCAGCCTCCTGCCTACCTGCGAGCCCACCGCTACAGATACTGGTTTACGGAACCCAAGGCAGACGG ATCATATCCACAGCGCTGGTGGAGGAGGGTCTATAATGAAGAATTCTATCCTGTAGTGCATCTGGGCCACCCGTTCCTTGAGGGCATGCTAGACCAACATGGTCTTAAG GACAAGTCACCTCCACGCCGGCAGTCGAACTCCGCCACGGCCCGGGCAGTGAGGTGGGTGCGCGCCCAGGTCACGGGCGTCCCCGCCCCTGTGCTCATCTGGACCCTGCTTGGCTGCAGCGCCACTTTGTGCCTGCTGCTGGCGTTGCCCGGGAGGCAAAAAAGGATCGTAGCCAATTTTGATCCAAAAGAGACTGCGCCCAATGTTAAAAAGATGGTGGGTGAGGATAAAAAGGAACATGAGAGAGGAGAGGATGAAGACAAGGGTGAGATGGAGGATGCTGATGAGGAAGAAAGGGAGGGTGTCACCAGTGATGATGAAAAGGAGGAAGAGGCagagacagaagaagaagaacactaA